A portion of the Methyloceanibacter stevinii genome contains these proteins:
- the cpdR gene encoding cell cycle two-component system response regulator CpdR, which translates to MEANDPRVRSVQRILLAEDDDDMRRFLVKALEKAGYDVVSFGNGMEAYERLQEEPFMLLLTDIVMPEMDGIELARKAAELDPDLRIMFITGFAAVALNPDNNAPKDAKILSKPFHLRDLVDQVERMLAA; encoded by the coding sequence ATGGAGGCGAACGACCCGCGCGTGCGCAGCGTTCAGCGTATTCTTCTTGCCGAAGACGATGACGATATGCGCCGGTTCCTGGTGAAGGCGCTGGAAAAGGCCGGTTACGACGTGGTTTCGTTCGGCAACGGCATGGAGGCTTATGAACGGCTTCAGGAAGAGCCCTTCATGCTGCTTCTGACCGATATCGTGATGCCCGAGATGGACGGAATCGAACTGGCGCGCAAAGCCGCCGAACTCGATCCGGACCTCCGGATCATGTTCATCACCGGTTTCGCGGCCGTGGCGCTCAATCCGGACAACAACGCGCCGAAAGACGCCAAGATTCTGTCGAAGCCCTTCCACCTGCGCGATTTGGTCGATCAGGTGGAGCGCATGCTGGCGGCTTGA
- a CDS encoding SH3 domain-containing protein: protein MQVRTPLVAVTILLAMTGAAAAQMKCTVNDPTGTPLNVRSKPNGRIVGTLKNGTPVNAWAIHSVQGKLWARITPPGSEKSRWVFRQYLSCQELYD from the coding sequence ATGCAAGTCCGAACACCCCTCGTCGCCGTAACCATTCTCCTCGCCATGACGGGCGCGGCGGCGGCGCAAATGAAATGTACGGTCAACGATCCGACCGGCACGCCTCTGAATGTGCGCAGCAAGCCGAACGGGCGCATCGTGGGCACGCTAAAGAACGGCACGCCGGTGAATGCGTGGGCAATCCACAGTGTGCAGGGAAAGCTCTGGGCGCGGATTACGCCTCCGGGCTCGGAGAAGAGCCGCTGGGTGTTCCGGCAATATTTGAGCTGCCAGGAACTCTACGACTAA
- a CDS encoding N-formylglutamate amidohydrolase produces the protein MKQREAEAIERELSPPFTVVRPAKLALPLVFNSPHSGRVYPSTFLAASKLDALTLRRSEDAYVDELFSFAAALGAPLLHAHFPRAYLDVNREPYELDPILFRDGLPHYANTQSVRVVGGLGTIARIVSESEEIYREPLSVETALERINRLYIPYHETLAALLTEAKREFGFAVLIDCHSMPSSPSADKRSTRADFVLGDRFGTSCSSELTRMAARSLEALGFGVALNKPYAGGYITEHYGRPHKAQHVLQMEINRALYMDETTFERTERFDILRHKLETVTRGLMPGISDLIVPRAAAE, from the coding sequence ATGAAGCAAAGAGAGGCTGAGGCGATCGAGCGGGAACTGTCACCGCCCTTCACCGTGGTGCGGCCTGCGAAACTGGCGCTTCCCCTCGTCTTCAACTCGCCCCACTCGGGCCGGGTCTATCCCAGCACATTCCTGGCCGCCTCAAAGCTCGACGCGCTGACGTTGCGGCGGTCGGAAGACGCCTATGTGGATGAACTCTTCAGCTTCGCCGCCGCGCTCGGGGCCCCGCTCCTTCATGCGCACTTTCCACGCGCTTATCTCGACGTGAACCGCGAGCCCTATGAGCTGGACCCGATCCTGTTCCGCGACGGGCTGCCCCACTATGCCAACACCCAATCGGTCAGGGTCGTCGGCGGCCTCGGAACGATCGCGCGGATCGTCTCGGAGTCCGAGGAGATCTACCGGGAGCCCCTTTCGGTCGAAACGGCGCTGGAACGGATCAACCGCCTCTACATTCCCTATCACGAGACCCTCGCGGCGCTCCTTACGGAAGCGAAGCGGGAATTCGGCTTCGCCGTGCTGATCGACTGCCATTCCATGCCCTCGAGCCCGAGTGCCGACAAACGGTCGACCCGCGCCGACTTCGTACTGGGCGACCGCTTCGGAACCTCTTGCAGCAGCGAGCTGACACGCATGGCCGCCCGGTCCCTGGAGGCGCTGGGCTTTGGCGTCGCGCTCAACAAGCCTTATGCGGGCGGTTACATCACCGAGCATTATGGACGCCCGCACAAGGCACAGCATGTCCTGCAGATGGAGATCAACCGGGCGCTGTATATGGATGAGACGACGTTCGAACGAACCGAGCGTTTCGACATCTTGAGGCACAAGCTGGAGACGGTGACCCGGGGACTGATGCCCGGCATTTCCGATCTCATCGTCCCCCGCGCCGCGGCCGAATAG
- a CDS encoding serine aminopeptidase domain-containing protein, with the protein MVELAGLPLPQDVCAGFATALSWAGLGKQAVPGDQSVWTSDVFEGNPLTSDRERFYRNVEVLNAAPGLAAGPPTIGWLHAAFDAMSRLEGEKYAPKIRVPSLLVVAGDDKIVSNKAIEALSSRLRAGTQIVLRGARHEILQERDSIREQFWAAFDAFAPGVAIRKTA; encoded by the coding sequence ATGGTCGAGCTGGCCGGGCTGCCGCTGCCCCAGGACGTTTGCGCCGGGTTCGCGACGGCGCTTTCTTGGGCCGGGCTCGGCAAGCAGGCGGTGCCCGGCGATCAGTCCGTGTGGACGAGCGATGTCTTCGAAGGCAATCCGCTCACCTCGGACCGGGAACGCTTCTATCGGAACGTCGAAGTGTTGAACGCGGCGCCGGGTCTTGCGGCCGGCCCCCCGACCATCGGCTGGCTGCATGCGGCGTTCGATGCCATGTCGCGCTTGGAAGGCGAGAAATACGCGCCGAAGATTCGCGTGCCCTCGCTGCTGGTCGTCGCCGGTGACGACAAGATCGTTTCCAACAAGGCGATCGAGGCGTTGTCGTCACGACTGCGGGCGGGAACGCAGATCGTGCTGCGCGGCGCCCGGCACGAAATTCTGCAGGAACGGGATTCGATCCGTGAGCAGTTCTGGGCGGCGTTCGATGCCTTCGCGCCCGGCGTCGCCATTCGCAAGACGGCTTAG